One Fusarium poae strain DAOMC 252244 chromosome 4, whole genome shotgun sequence DNA window includes the following coding sequences:
- a CDS encoding hypothetical protein (TransMembrane:3 (i12-31o102-121i133-149o)): MESFLGLDLTRNYSFFTVPAAFIIAALPHAYTIVASRGTYDNANPRSHKNNIEKCENFTKSDKQFLYRAKAATENGFETLGLYAAGIVAANFAGVSTPTVNALSFSYVTSRVVYNVAYLWLQADRRLAPVRSLVWTASIGLVITLWIKAGNKMLSV, from the exons ATGGAGTCTTTCCTCGGCCTCGACCTCACAAGGAACTATTCCTTCTTCACG GTTCCGGCTGCATTCATCATCGCTGCTCTTCCCCACGCCTACACCATCGTTGCATCCAGGGGAACATACGACAATGCCAACCCTCGCTCACACAAGAACAACATCGAGAAGTGTGAGAACTTTACCAAATCT GACAAACAATTCCTCTACCGGGCCAAGGCTGCTACAGAAAATGGCTTCGAGACCCTCGGTCTCTACGCAGCCGGCATCGTAGCCGCAAACTTTGCAGGCGTGTCGACACCTACCGTCAACGCCTTGAGCTTTAGCTACGTCACAAGCCGTGTCGTGTACAACGTCGCCTACTTGTGGCTGCAGGCCGATCGCCGCCTGGCGCCAGTGCGTAGTCTGGTGTGGACTGCGAGTATCGGACTCGTTATCACCTTGTGGATCAAAGCTGGAAACAAGATGCTCTCTGTGTAA
- a CDS encoding hypothetical protein (SECRETED:SignalP(1-17)), with amino-acid sequence MLPIKYSVILFTSTTLALPGGDFVANAPAVTAAPALEQALDCDYSYCDENHVSWCFHFVPFTTINPTLGPMPGETRVSVGGLHVDFIQTLLGGYIHE; translated from the exons ATGCTACCTATCAAATATTCAGTCATCCTCTTCACTTCGACTACCTTGGCCCTCCCTGGTGGTGACTTTGTCGCCAATGCCCCTGCTGTCACTGCCGCTCCCGCTCTTGAACAAGCACTCGACTGCGATTAcagctattgcgacgagaaCCACGTTTCGTGGTGCTTCCACTTCGTACCCTTCACTACTATCAATCCGACACTAGGTCCCATGCCGGGAGAGACAAGGGTCTCTGTCGGG GGTCTTCATGTCGACTTCATTCAGACACTACTGGGAGGATACATCCACGAGTGA
- a CDS encoding hypothetical protein (TransMembrane:10 (i68-87o107-128i140-159o179-198i256-278o369-392i438-456o462-484i533-553o565-584i)~BUSCO:16482at5125): MGVPSERSGGEGTPASSASNPRRTPGSQSYARVAAQGTDEQSPLLRHDADTNTAAHGEHDDSQTTKSIWYLLLLTISIGGLQIAWSVELSNGSPYLLSLGLSKSLMALVWIAGPLTGTLVQPYVGMLSDNCRLPMGKRKPFMIGGSIATILSLLFLAWAKEIVAGASNIMGFDPESQGVKTTTIVVAVIGVYVLDFAINTVQASIRAFIVDCAPAHQQESANAMASRITGFGNIVGYVAGYVDLTRHLGFLGKTQFQILCAIACVALALTVFVSTALIKERDPRLDGPAKKEEHGVISFFLTIFKSIKRLPPQIKRVCEVQFCAWVGFFPLLFYTSSYIGEIYVEPYLEANPHMPPEQLNKLYEQATRIGTFALLINSVVSLLTNVFLPFFIAPTYDSQPVTNVPGETPVAGYYDEDEDEKPSWLDKLAIPGLTLKRAWFLSLLLFAGCMFATLFVRTVKAATVLVGLVGITWAMTLWAPWAIISAEISRRDALIRAQRMRQAASRANNGGIGGDEEEEEIDQAGVILGIHNMAIAAPQIIATVGSSVIFKLWQKPRGTPGDHSISIVFALGGICVLVASFFVAKIKDDAAMPADVMIEAEEGQSGVEEAAERRPLSRRKSTRDQLPRATQRRANLTRNKSFGGAEMY; the protein is encoded by the coding sequence ATGGGCGTCCCCTCGGAACGCTCTGGAGGTGAAGGAACGCCTGCTTCGTCCGCCTCTAATCCACGAAGAACCCCCGGCAGCCAGTCTTATGCCCGCGTCGCCGCCCAAGGGACTGACGAACAATCGCCTCTGCTGAGGCACGACGCCGACACTAATACTGCTGCTCATGGGGAGCACGATGATTCGCAAACCACCAAAAGCATATGGTACCTGCTTCTGTTGACCATCAGCATTGGTGGCCTTCAGATCGCGTGGTCCGTTGAACTTTCAAACGGTTCCCCCTATCTCTTGTCTCTGGGACTCAGCAAGTCTCTTATGGCTTTGGTCTGGATTGCTGGCCCACTCACGGGTACGCTTGTTCAGCCATACGTAGGTATGCTGAGTGACAACTGTCGTTTGCCCATGGGGAAGAGAAAGCCATTCATGATTGGAGGGTCTATCGCAACGATTCTCTCACTGCTGTTTCTCGCATGGGCGAAAGAAATCGTCGCAGGCGCTTCTAACATTATGGGCTTTGACCCTGAGTCACAGGGTGTCAAGACCACAACTATCGTGGTTGCGGTTATTGGTGTATATGTTCTCGACTTCGCCATTAATACCGTCCAGGCCTCCATCCGTGCTTTCATCGTCGATTGCGCACCAGCTCACCAGCAGGAGTCTGCCAATGCTATGGCTAGTCGAATTACTGGATTCGGCAACATCGTCGGATACGTTGCTGGGTATGTCGACTTGACTCGTCACCTCGGGTTCCTTGGCAAGACGCAGTTTCAAATACTTTGTGCTATCGCTTGTGTGGCCCTGGCTTTGACAGTGTTTGTGAGCACTGCTCTCATCAAGGAGCGAGATCCTCGACTTGACGGGCCTGCCAAGAAAGAGGAGCATGGCGTGATCTCTTTTTTCCTCACCATTTTCAAGTCGATCAAGCGTCTGCCGCCTCAGATCAAGAGGGTATGCGAGGTCCAGTTCTGCGCCTGGGTTGGATTCTTTCCTCTGCTGTTCTACACATCCTCGTATATTGGGGAGATCTATGTAGAGCCCTACCTTGAAGCGAATCCCCACATGCCCCCGGAGCAGCTCAACAAACTATATGAGCAAGCGACTCGAATTGGTACCTTTGCACTTCTCATCAACTCCGTCGTGAGTTTGCTTACGAATGTCTTCCTCCCTTTCTTTATTGCTCCTACCTACGACAGCCAGCCTGTCACAAATGTCCCAGGAGAGACCCCCGTTGCTGGTTACtacgatgaagacgaagatgagaagCCTTCGTGGTTGGACAAGCTGGCCATCCCTGGCCTCACTCTCAAGCGCGCATGGTTCCTctctctcctcctctttgCCGGATGCATGTTTGCCACTCTATTTGTGCGCACTGTCAAGGCGGCCACCGTGCTGGTTGGTCTTGTCGGTATTACCTGGGCCATGACACTGTGGGCTCCATGGGCTATCATCAGTGCCGAGATCAGCCGGAGAGATGCCCTGATCCGTGCTCAGAGGATGAGGCAAGCGGCGTCCAGAGCAAACAATGGTGGAATCGGGggtgacgaagaggaggaagaaattGACCAGGCTGGAGTGATTCTCGGTATCCACAACATGGCCATTGCTGCGCCGCAGATTATCGCTACAGTGGGCTCTAGTGTCATTTTCAAGCTCTGGCAGAAGCCGCGAGGCACACCGGGTGATCACAGTATCTCTATCGTGTTTGCTCTTGGCGGTATTTGTGTTCTGGTTGCATCCTTCTTCGtggccaagatcaaggatgATGCTGCTATGCCAGCTGATGTTATGATTGAGGCAGAAGAAGGTCAGAGTGGAGTAGAAGAGGCTGCAGAACGCCGGCCATTGAGCAGACGCAAGTCTACGAGGGATCAGCTTCCCAGAGCAACCCAGCGTCGGGCTAACCTGACACGAAACAAGAGTTTTGGAGGCGCTGAGATGTATTAA